From Cecembia calidifontis, one genomic window encodes:
- a CDS encoding DinB family protein — protein MKIILSILGLACFMVNCTSSTVEEKPFTFDHATAILQSLEKSKAYTYAILDQMPDSQYSYKPAPELMTFSEHYVHNSIFTSNQLANRLNLENPFKDFKRDRDLNKEETRLEVDRMYAFMIQTLDFLQAKWWVVKFVHLKFCNSYANR, from the coding sequence ATGAAAATAATTCTTTCTATTCTTGGCCTAGCTTGCTTTATGGTGAACTGCACTTCTTCTACTGTGGAGGAAAAACCCTTCACATTTGATCATGCAACGGCAATATTACAATCCCTAGAAAAATCTAAGGCATACACGTATGCGATTTTAGATCAAATGCCTGACAGCCAATACAGCTATAAACCGGCCCCTGAGCTGATGACATTTTCTGAACATTATGTTCACAATTCCATCTTTACCTCCAATCAATTGGCCAATCGGCTCAATCTTGAAAATCCATTCAAAGATTTCAAAAGAGACCGTGATTTGAACAAAGAGGAAACCAGATTGGAAGTGGACCGCATGTATGCATTTATGATCCAAACATTGGATTTTCTTCAAGCCAAATGGTGGGTTGTCAAATTTGTCCATTTGAAATTTTGCAATAGTTATGCTAACAGATAA
- a CDS encoding cytochrome-c peroxidase has translation MIEVKDKKGGWILWSTSLFFILLIIACSQAPEAPVLDRYQFEKPSHFPEPTYTFRNNQVHEKGFKLGRRLFNDPTLSRDGSVSCSSCHLQSHAFADTWLHPMSIGVDGREGKRNAPPLFNLAFHKEFFWDGGVTHLDFTPILAFENEVEMDIEFPEVVARIQRHPEYPRLFKEAFDVDEVTGPFVLHALSQFMLMMVSADSKYDRYIKGDSKALTSLELDGLKLFRQHCESCHQEPLFTDLNYRNNGAQRTITDFGREIVTERIQDRGKFKVPSLRNIEVTSPYMHNARFETLRQVLDHYTDGVTEQVTIDPKVFADGKPVIALTSDEKEKIIAFLKTLTDPGFLSNPIFFNTND, from the coding sequence ATGATAGAAGTTAAGGATAAAAAAGGAGGTTGGATCTTATGGTCTACCTCCCTTTTCTTCATTTTGTTGATAATTGCTTGCTCTCAGGCACCAGAGGCTCCTGTTTTGGATAGGTATCAGTTTGAAAAACCAAGTCATTTTCCTGAACCCACATATACCTTTAGAAATAATCAAGTACATGAAAAAGGCTTCAAACTAGGGAGAAGATTGTTCAATGACCCTACGCTTTCGCGTGATGGATCGGTATCCTGTTCTTCTTGTCATTTACAGAGCCACGCATTTGCAGACACTTGGCTGCATCCTATGAGTATAGGAGTTGATGGAAGAGAAGGAAAGCGCAATGCTCCTCCTTTATTCAACCTAGCTTTTCATAAGGAGTTTTTTTGGGATGGAGGAGTGACTCATCTTGATTTTACCCCCATTCTCGCATTTGAGAATGAGGTAGAAATGGATATTGAGTTTCCTGAAGTCGTGGCTCGAATCCAAAGACATCCCGAATACCCAAGATTATTCAAGGAGGCATTTGATGTGGATGAAGTTACAGGACCATTTGTACTGCATGCTTTGAGTCAGTTTATGTTGATGATGGTGTCTGCTGATTCTAAGTACGACCGCTATATCAAAGGCGATTCTAAAGCACTCACATCCTTAGAGCTTGATGGGCTAAAGCTTTTCAGACAACATTGTGAAAGCTGCCATCAAGAGCCTTTGTTTACAGATTTAAATTATCGAAACAATGGCGCTCAGCGTACCATCACAGATTTTGGAAGAGAGATCGTAACTGAGCGTATTCAAGATCGGGGCAAGTTCAAAGTTCCTTCGCTTAGAAACATTGAAGTGACTAGCCCATATATGCACAATGCTCGATTTGAAACCTTGAGACAGGTTTTGGATCACTATACAGATGGAGTTACCGAACAAGTTACCATCGATCCGAAAGTATTTGCTGATGGGAAGCCGGTGATTGCTCTCACTTCAGACGAAAAAGAGAAAATCATAGCATTTCTAAAAACCTTGACTGACCCTGGGTTTCTTTCAAACCCTATATTCTTCAATACCAATGACTAA
- a CDS encoding DUF6428 family protein → MKTTEFIKNLQENPEKALFFEYQSGQYVRTDYHITEIKNVNFDTVDCGGIRNQWSEVHVQLWENEVPEPDHTVDTSKALKIFEVVNRVRETYPDADIKFEYGNSVFPTAVLPVHNIKDTGNALIVQLTPDQTTCKAKDRATTPEEKAAACCRPVTEKPKLRISLASLQTANSCEPGSGCC, encoded by the coding sequence ATGAAAACAACCGAATTCATCAAAAACCTTCAAGAAAACCCTGAAAAGGCACTTTTCTTCGAATACCAGTCCGGGCAATATGTCAGAACTGATTATCATATTACCGAAATCAAAAATGTGAACTTCGACACAGTAGATTGTGGTGGAATACGCAATCAGTGGTCAGAAGTGCATGTGCAATTGTGGGAAAATGAAGTCCCTGAGCCTGATCACACCGTGGATACCAGTAAGGCCTTGAAGATTTTTGAAGTGGTCAATCGTGTGAGGGAAACCTATCCGGATGCTGATATCAAATTTGAATATGGTAATTCTGTGTTTCCAACAGCTGTCCTTCCAGTTCATAACATCAAGGATACCGGTAATGCCCTGATCGTACAACTCACGCCAGATCAAACAACTTGCAAAGCCAAAGACAGGGCCACCACTCCCGAAGAAAAAGCCGCAGCCTGCTGCAGACCTGTTACCGAAAAACCAAAACTTAGAATTTCACTGGCTTCCCTCCAAACAGCGAATAGCTGTGAACCTGGATCGGGCTGCTGTTAA
- the arsB gene encoding ACR3 family arsenite efflux transporter, whose protein sequence is MSETKKIAFFEKYLTLWVALCIGVGILIGHLAGDDISVLSDLEIYNVNLPIAILIWLMIYPMMLQIDFGSVKNVGKAPKGLIWTVIINWLIKPFTMAFFAWVFFDQLYSAYIEPELAGEYIAGAILLGVAPCTAMVFVWSYLTDGDPNYTLVQVSVNDLIILVAFVPLVGFLLGITNITVPYETLVASVIIFVVIPLVAGVLTNKSLIAKYGEEWFKSKFLPQFKPVSIIALLLTLVLLFAFQGPNILNNPLIILLIAIPLIIQTYFIFFLAWFGGKNLKLRHAVCAPASMIGASNFFELAVAVAIALFGLESPAALVTVVGVLVEVPVMLSLVALANKWKY, encoded by the coding sequence ATGTCAGAAACCAAAAAAATAGCCTTCTTCGAAAAATACCTGACCTTATGGGTTGCCTTATGTATTGGTGTTGGAATCCTAATCGGTCATTTGGCTGGGGATGATATTTCTGTTTTGTCTGATTTGGAAATTTACAATGTCAATTTGCCTATAGCTATATTGATCTGGTTGATGATTTACCCGATGATGCTGCAGATTGATTTTGGATCTGTCAAAAATGTAGGGAAGGCTCCCAAGGGGCTGATTTGGACCGTCATTATCAACTGGTTGATCAAACCATTTACCATGGCGTTTTTCGCTTGGGTATTTTTTGACCAACTTTATTCCGCTTATATTGAACCTGAACTTGCAGGGGAATATATAGCTGGCGCGATTCTTTTGGGGGTGGCACCTTGTACAGCGATGGTATTTGTATGGTCTTATCTAACCGATGGGGATCCCAACTATACTTTGGTGCAAGTATCGGTCAATGACCTGATTATCTTGGTGGCCTTTGTTCCTTTAGTGGGTTTTCTTTTGGGGATTACCAATATCACAGTTCCTTACGAAACTTTGGTAGCTTCAGTGATCATCTTTGTAGTGATTCCTTTGGTGGCAGGTGTACTTACCAATAAAAGCCTAATAGCCAAATACGGGGAAGAATGGTTCAAATCCAAATTCCTTCCCCAATTCAAGCCAGTGAGCATTATTGCTTTGTTGTTGACTTTGGTCTTATTGTTTGCTTTCCAGGGGCCTAATATCCTCAACAATCCACTGATTATCCTGCTGATAGCTATTCCCTTGATTATCCAGACCTATTTTATCTTCTTTTTGGCATGGTTCGGGGGAAAAAACCTGAAACTTAGGCATGCGGTATGCGCTCCTGCTTCCATGATAGGAGCCAGTAATTTCTTTGAATTGGCAGTGGCCGTAGCCATAGCCTTGTTTGGATTGGAAAGTCCTGCAGCTTTGGTGACCGTGGTAGGTGTTTTGGTGGAAGTTCCGGTAATGCTGAGTTTGGTAGCATTGGCCAATAAATGGAAGTATTAG
- a CDS encoding protein-tyrosine-phosphatase: protein MNLYPTLQTYIEKAQALPIPQERREVLQHLIDYVQKKVDQGQEINLNFICTHNSRRSQFSQIWGKVAAAFYGIAINSYSGGVEVTAFNERAVASIKRFGFKVSKEGNGNPKYFVFFSDDEDPIITFSKVYDDPANAPKGFAAVMTCSHADENCPFIPGAEARIPVRYEDPKAFDDTEKEVEMYDTRSLQIASEMLYVFSKIKK from the coding sequence ATGAACCTATACCCAACCCTCCAAACCTACATTGAGAAGGCTCAGGCCCTTCCCATTCCTCAAGAACGCAGAGAAGTTCTTCAGCACCTGATTGATTATGTCCAAAAAAAAGTCGATCAGGGTCAGGAAATCAACCTGAATTTTATCTGTACCCATAATTCCCGAAGAAGCCAGTTTTCGCAAATCTGGGGAAAAGTAGCTGCGGCCTTTTATGGCATAGCCATCAACTCCTATTCTGGAGGAGTGGAAGTAACTGCCTTCAATGAACGAGCAGTGGCCTCTATCAAAAGATTTGGATTCAAGGTCAGCAAAGAAGGAAATGGAAATCCCAAATACTTTGTTTTCTTCTCAGATGATGAGGATCCTATTATTACTTTCAGCAAAGTCTATGACGATCCTGCCAATGCTCCGAAAGGGTTCGCAGCAGTAATGACCTGCTCCCATGCAGATGAAAACTGCCCTTTTATTCCCGGTGCGGAAGCCAGAATTCCTGTCCGGTATGAAGACCCCAAAGCATTTGATGATACAGAAAAAGAGGTTGAGATGTATGATACCAGGTCCTTGCAGATTGCTTCGGAGATGTTGTATGTGTTTTCGAAAATTAAAAAATAG
- a CDS encoding MbnP family protein has protein sequence MKKFKSLQYIISALLLSVSLWSCQESENPDLNETGEMIVKFDNYVGNRPLVLDPPGSTNYRYMLPNGQEFNITRFGYYISHIKLEGPNGEVFVDPMLASAAEIKGYYRVDQSDPSTFEIHLKDIPAGQYNKISFNLGVKEDGIVEGAVAGILDRAAGGWFWNWNSGFIHYMFEGHSPASERVQGDLRNRIRLHLGGWKNISPTDGTPQRFFDNNVTISLPFDATVRVNKAMRPSPHIHMDLLQVIGQADFAIDNNIHTPSEGRPFVQRLSDAFVVDHTHQ, from the coding sequence ATGAAAAAGTTTAAATCATTACAATATATCATAAGTGCTCTTCTTCTGTCAGTTTCGTTATGGTCTTGTCAGGAATCAGAAAATCCTGATCTCAATGAAACAGGCGAAATGATTGTGAAATTTGATAATTATGTCGGCAACCGCCCATTGGTTCTTGATCCTCCCGGTAGCACCAATTACAGATACATGCTTCCAAATGGTCAGGAATTCAATATCACAAGGTTTGGCTATTACATCAGCCATATTAAATTGGAAGGTCCAAATGGTGAGGTCTTTGTTGACCCTATGTTGGCATCAGCTGCTGAAATCAAAGGTTACTACCGGGTTGATCAGTCAGACCCTAGTACTTTTGAAATTCACTTGAAAGATATCCCGGCGGGTCAATACAATAAAATATCCTTCAATCTTGGTGTAAAAGAAGATGGTATAGTCGAGGGAGCTGTTGCAGGTATACTTGACCGAGCGGCCGGTGGATGGTTTTGGAATTGGAATTCAGGTTTTATCCACTATATGTTTGAAGGTCATTCCCCAGCTTCTGAAAGAGTTCAGGGAGATCTTCGCAATAGAATTCGCCTACATCTAGGAGGTTGGAAAAATATTTCTCCAACTGATGGAACACCCCAGCGTTTCTTTGACAACAATGTAACAATCAGTCTGCCTTTTGATGCTACGGTTCGTGTCAATAAGGCCATGCGCCCTTCACCTCACATTCATATGGACTTATTGCAAGTGATAGGTCAAGCTGATTTTGCAATTGACAACAACATTCACACACCATCCGAAGGGCGTCCTTTTGTTCAGCGTCTTTCAGATGCTTTTGTTGTGGACCATACGCATCAATGA
- a CDS encoding GTP-binding protein — MEKKLPVTVLSGFLGAGKTTLLNHILHNKEGLKVAVIVNDMSEVNVDAQLVRSENTLSRTEEKLVEMSNGCICCTLREDLMLEVERLAKENRFDYLLIESTGISEPLPVAQTFSFVDEEKGIDLSKFSRLDTLVTVVDAFNFYKDFGSADTVYSKMLNDDPEDQRSIVNLLTDQIEFANVIIINKADLVSKETVEELAAIIHKLNPGAKIISTSNSKVDPKEILNTGYFDFEEASNSAGWQEELQKDHHTPETEEYGISSFVFRNKKPFHPQRFWKYISENWPAGVIRSKGLFYIASRKDQALSWSQAGGSLKAEPVGVWWASMPFKERMYYASYIENQEYIESKWDKIFGDRMNELVLIGQDLDQEQIIKELEGCLLNNLELAEYLKGKKFTDNWPI, encoded by the coding sequence ATGGAAAAGAAATTACCCGTAACTGTACTCAGTGGCTTTTTGGGAGCCGGAAAAACAACCTTGCTAAATCATATTCTTCATAACAAGGAGGGCCTCAAAGTGGCCGTGATTGTCAATGATATGAGTGAAGTCAATGTGGATGCTCAATTGGTGAGAAGTGAAAATACCCTTTCCAGAACGGAGGAAAAGTTGGTGGAAATGAGCAATGGTTGCATTTGCTGTACGCTCCGCGAAGATTTGATGCTGGAAGTAGAGCGTTTGGCCAAGGAAAATCGCTTTGATTACTTGTTGATAGAAAGTACGGGTATATCAGAACCTTTGCCTGTAGCTCAGACCTTTAGTTTCGTAGATGAAGAAAAGGGGATTGACCTCTCTAAATTCAGCCGTTTGGACACTTTAGTGACCGTGGTAGATGCCTTTAATTTTTACAAAGATTTTGGATCGGCTGATACCGTGTACTCCAAAATGCTCAACGATGATCCAGAAGATCAGCGATCCATCGTAAATCTATTGACAGATCAGATTGAGTTTGCCAATGTGATCATTATCAACAAAGCAGATTTGGTTTCTAAAGAAACCGTGGAGGAATTGGCTGCGATCATTCACAAGTTAAATCCAGGTGCAAAAATCATCAGCACTTCCAATAGTAAAGTAGATCCTAAAGAAATTCTCAATACCGGTTATTTTGATTTTGAGGAGGCTTCCAATTCTGCGGGTTGGCAAGAAGAACTCCAAAAAGACCATCATACGCCAGAAACGGAGGAGTATGGAATTTCTTCCTTTGTTTTCAGGAATAAAAAACCCTTTCATCCCCAGCGATTTTGGAAGTACATCTCAGAAAACTGGCCTGCTGGAGTCATCAGAAGTAAGGGACTTTTCTACATTGCTTCCAGAAAAGATCAGGCACTTTCCTGGTCCCAAGCAGGAGGTTCCTTGAAAGCAGAGCCTGTGGGTGTTTGGTGGGCCAGTATGCCTTTTAAAGAGCGTATGTATTATGCCTCATATATTGAAAATCAGGAGTACATTGAATCTAAATGGGATAAGATCTTCGGAGATCGAATGAACGAGCTTGTCTTGATCGGACAGGACTTGGATCAGGAACAGATTATCAAGGAACTAGAAGGATGTTTGCTCAACAATTTAGAACTGGCAGAGTATCTGAAAGGTAAAAAGTTTACGGATAATTGGCCGATTTAA
- a CDS encoding ArsR/SmtB family transcription factor → MGVTKTDLFTDRQNELAKIAKVFAHPARIAILEYLIQANSCINGDLVQELGLAQATISQHLRELKEIGLIKGSIEGVSVNYCIDAVRWAEVQNLFQDLFSGFPKISGCC, encoded by the coding sequence ATGGGTGTCACCAAAACAGATCTCTTCACCGACCGTCAAAACGAACTAGCGAAAATTGCCAAAGTCTTTGCCCACCCTGCGCGCATAGCTATTCTTGAATATTTGATTCAGGCCAATTCCTGTATCAATGGAGATTTGGTACAGGAACTCGGACTGGCTCAAGCCACCATTTCCCAACACCTCCGTGAACTCAAGGAAATCGGACTAATCAAAGGAAGCATAGAAGGGGTTTCTGTCAATTATTGCATTGATGCGGTGCGATGGGCTGAAGTGCAGAATTTATTTCAAGACTTATTCAGTGGCTTTCCGAAGATATCGGGATGTTGTTAG